One window of the Onthophagus taurus isolate NC unplaced genomic scaffold, IU_Otau_3.0 ScKx7SY_16, whole genome shotgun sequence genome contains the following:
- the LOC111417849 gene encoding low molecular weight phosphotyrosine protein phosphatase-like — protein sequence MKKVLFICLGNICRSPIAEAVFAHLIKQRNLENAWSCDSAALGGWHEGNPPDHRARKVLSNHKIPYNGVARQIFSEDYNDFDFILGMDENNISSLKGDAPQNCKAKILLLGDFDPNGERIIRDPYYDDGIEGFEKCFEQCVRSCNGFLDQHSS from the exons atgaaaaaggttttatttatttgtttgg GTAATATTTGCAGATCACCCATCGCCGAAGCCGTTTTCGCCCATTTAATTAAGCAGAGAAACTTGGAAAATGCTTGGAGCTGCGATAGCGCCGCTTTGGGGGGTTGGCACGAAGGAAATCCCCCCGATCATAGGGCAAGAAAGGTTTTATCGAACCATAAAATCCCTTATAATGGAGTTGCAAGACAG attttctcTGAGGACTACAACGACTTTGATTTTATCCTTGGAATGGATGAAAACAACATTTCGAGCTTAAAAGGAGATGCTCCGCAAAATTGCAAGGCCAAAATCCTTCTTTTGGGGGATTTTGACCCAAACGGAGAGAGAATAATTCGTGATCCTTATTAC gacgATGGGATTGAGGGgttcgaaaaatgtttcgagCAGTGTGTAAGATCATGTAATGGATTTTTAGATCAACATTCCTCATAA
- the LOC111417810 gene encoding fasciclin-3 isoform X1, which produces MSVSLPEKTLYRVLILYLSLKGCLGFVDVIPKEAIALPNENATFLCTLRVPLQYCRVLIPGIGSLNLNSKLQSRKGVSYYGNGLDSGQCGFIINRVTEENNGKITCFLGIETEDQEKEGGMHLTVARAPKAPELEVARNADPHRINDVLQASCVVRDGRPVANISWYLDDEPLLDGLSMPSVFDYVKEDLHTKVQNISRQLHASDHGKHLKCVATHPAMQQNTASTMKLLNVQYPPLPQGNPIERFGFELSQPGTIQVEIEANPQPMVEWTVREQKIQAGSVDATGRIHAEEVQDMGRGKYLANLRIAAITKQDTETQYILTAMNSIGAQDYSILISTSPEPEGFDLGVGGIVGIVVVLMLVMVLVFTVIIARIKGKWCFSASSSNRNVENSDTESVQHTDSKRSLVPKLSDFFAKKKEAASPSHQSDDLNAPSEEGESDKKNSAPTDETLTTTDKNDSNKDVKEHNREGVVYAELDLVNVNPKPVVLKTDDEKTEYAEIVYTNEEGKEKNV; this is translated from the exons GATGTCTTGGATTCGTCGACGTCATCCCAAAAGAAGCGATCGCCCTCCCGAATGAAAACGCGACGTTTTTGTGTACCCTCCGCGTCCCCTTACAATATTGCAGGGTTCTCATCCCCGGAATAGGATCGTTAAACCTAAACAGCAAATTACAATCGAGGAAAGGT GTATCTTACTATGGTAACGGATTGGATTCGGGTCAATGCGGCTTCATCATAAATCGCGTCACCGAGGAAAACAACGGGAAAATAACTTGTTTTCTCGGAATCGAAACTGAAGACCAAGAAAAAGAGGGGGGGATGCATTTAACCGTAGCAA gagCCCCAAAAGCGCCTGAATTAGAAGTTGCGAGAAACGCGGACCCCCACAGGATAAACGACGTACTTCAAGCGTCCTGCGTCGTTCGAGATGGGCGGCCCGTCGCGAATATAAGTTGGTATTTAGACGACGAGCCGCTTTTGGACGGTTTAAGCATGCCGTCCGTGTTCGATTACGTCAAAGAGGATCTTCACACGAAGGTCCAAAACATCAGTAGGCAACTTCATGCGAGCGACCACGGGAAGCACTTGAAATGCGTTGCGACGCACCCCGCGATGCAACAAAACACGGCGAGCACGATGAAGTTGTTGAACGTTCAATATCCTCCGCTTCCCCAAGGAAATCCTATTGAAAGATTTGGATTTGAGTTAAGTCAACCGGGGACTATTCAGGTCGAGATTGAGGCGAACCCCCAACCGATGGTTGAATGGACGGTGAGGGAGCAGAAGATTCAAGCTGGGAGTGTTGATGCGACGGGAAGGATTCATGCGGAAGAAGTGCAAGATATG ggaCGAGGaaaatatttagcaaatttacGAATAGCCGCTATCACCAAGCAAGACACCGAAACACAATACATTTTAACGGCGATGAACAGCATCGGCGCCCAGGATTACTCCATTTTAATATCAACCAGCCCCGAACCGGAAG GTTTCGATTTAGGAGTGGGGGGAATCGTTGGAATCGTCGTTGTTTTAATGCTCGTCATGGTACTCGTTTTTACCGTTATTATAGCGAGGATCAAAGGAAAATGGTGTTTTTCGg ccTCCTCATCAAACCGAAACGTAGAAAA TAGCGACACCGAAAGCGTTCAACACACCGACTCAAAACGCAGTTTAGTCCCGAAATTGTCCGACTTTTTCGCGAAAAAGAAAGAGGCAGCATCTCCGAGCCATCAAAGCGATGACCTAAACGCCCCATCAGAAGAAGGAGAGTCAGATAAAAAGAATTCGGCGCCAACCGATGAAACACTAACGACAACCGACAAAAACGATTCTAATAAAGACGTTAAAGAACATAATCGCGAAGGTGTCGTTTACGCCGAGCTGGATTTGGTTAATGTTAACCCAAAACCAGTCGTTTTAAAAACGGACGACGAAAAGACTGAGTACGCCGAAATCGTTTATACGAACGAAGAGGGGAAGGAAAAAAACGTGTaa
- the LOC111417863 gene encoding peptidyl-tRNA hydrolase 2, mitochondrial-like, giving the protein MGIIASNSYLMGIATGSFLGITATYIVLRFKGINNPPEAVPIEERFEFPDPKDEYRLIMAIRNDLKMQKGKVAAQCGHASVAAYAKALKLKPKTLQRWLRYGGTKITVKVDNEEDLLNLDRAAKEIGVLSSIVRDAGQTQVAPGSRTVIAIGPAPKSVLDRITGHLKLY; this is encoded by the exons ATGGGAATTATAGCGAGTAATTCGTATTTAATGGGAATTGCAACCGGCTCCTTTTTGGGAATAACAGCAACTTATATCGTTTTAAGATTTAAAGGTATTAATAACCCGCCGGAAGCTGTACCGATCGAGGAACGTTTCGAG TTCCCCGATCCGAAAGACGAATATAGATTAATTATGGCGATACGAAACGATTTAAAGATGCAAAAAGGTAAAGTTGCCGCTCAATGCGGGCACGCCTCCGTAGCGGCCTACGCCaaagctttaaaattaaaaccaaaaactcTTCAGAGGTGGTTAAGATACG gTGGGACGAAGATTACGGTTAAAGTTGATAACGAGGAGGATTTGTTAAATTTGGATCGAGCCGCGAAGGAGATTGGGGTGTTATCGAGTATTGTGAGAGACGCGGGTCAGACTCAGGTTGCGCCGGGGAGTCGGACGGTTATTGCGATCGGGCCCGCACCGAAAAGCGTATTAGATCGGATTACGGGACATTTAAAGTTGTATTAA
- the LOC111417801 gene encoding arylsulfatase J-like: protein MKILILFFLFKSALSSRLNIILILADDLGWNDVSFHGANQIFTPNIDSLAYNGIVLNQFYTQSACSPSRAALLTGKYPIRTGFQGYPLLGGENHPLPLTSPTLPEELKKLNYKTHLVGKWHLGSPCLKNTPIGRGFDTFFGYYNGFIGYFDYKMAQNDFLGYDLHKNNETFYDATNRYILDVLNEKVIEIIENHNENEPLFLMISHLAPHVGENGTELPVKNQTEVNNKFNFIEDEERRRYADIVQTLDSTISDTIVALNRRNLLENSIIFFLSDNGGQTYGMHANKASNWPLKGQKFTILNGGIRVPCIIYSPKLPKSIIKHDLVHIVDLFSTIINIAGGELNDSSSFDSINIKKNLFENTQSSRKELLLELDDHMDVFGFISGDYKLVKDNYLGGFYQNRSGETGRGVNDPDYDLKSVLNSPVNKILERFSTKNEILTENKIKEIRNKLDLGIFSNTNEFNCSKTCLFNLKDDPLETTNIIDDFEEISNDLWRKINDFKQFVVPRGVPKVDFESNPAFFNGTWSLWLENKGKC, encoded by the exons atgaaaattttaattttatttttcttattcaaATCAGCTTTATCGAGCcgtttaaatataattttaattttagccgATGATTTG GGTTGGAACGATGTAAGCTTCCACGGGGCGAATCAAATTTTCACCCCAAACATCGATTCTTTGGCTTACAACGGGATCgttttaaaccaattttacaCCCAATCGGCTTGTTCCCCATCACGAGCCGCTTTATTAACAGGAAAATATCCGATACGAACTG GGTTCCAAGGTTACCCCCTTTTGGGGGGAGAAAACCACCCCTTACCATTAACATCACCAACTTTACcggaagaattaaaaaaattaaattacaaaactcATTTAGTTGGGAAGTGGCATTTAGGAAGTCCTTGCTTGAAGAACACCCCAATTGGAAGAGGTTTCGATACATTTTTCGGCTACTACAATGGCTTTATCGGTTACTTCGACTACAAAATGGCtcaaaat gattttttaggttacgatcttcataaaaacaacgaaacTTTCTATGATGCCACAAATCGATACATTTTGGACGTTTTAAACGAAAAAGTAAtcgaaattattgaaaatcaCAACGAAAATGAgcctttatttttaatgatttcccACTTGGCACCTCATGTTGGTGAAAATGGAACCGAATTGCCTGTTAAAAATCAAACGGAAGTTAATaacaagtttaattttatcgagGATGAGGAAAGAAGGAGATATGCAG ATATCGTCCAAACGCTGGATTCGACGATTTCTGATACAATCGTAGCTTTAAATAGGCGAAATTTATTGGAAAATTccattattttcttcttatcGGACAACGGAGGCCAAACATACGGAATGCACGCTAATAAAGCATCGAATTGGCCGCTAAAAGGgcaaaaatttacaattttaaacgGAGGAATTCGCGTCCCATGCATTATCTATTCCCCAAAGTTACCCAAAAGCATCATTAAGCACGATTTGGTTCACAtcgttgatttattttcaacgaTTATTAACATCGCAG gGGGCGAATTAAATGACTCATCAAGTTTTGATTCAATAAACATCAAGAAAAATCTTTTCGAAAACACTCAAAGTTCCAGAAAAGAGTTGTTACTCGAATTAGATGATCACATGGACGTCTTTGGGTTCATTTCCGGCGATTATAAACTGGTTAAAGATAATTATTTGGGgggattttatcaaaatagaaGCGGAGAAACTGGAAGGGGGGTTAACGACCCGGATTATGACTTAAAATCAGTTTTAAACAGCCCCGTTAATAAGATCCTCGAAAGATTTTCTACGAAAAATGAGATTTTAaccgaaaataaaattaaagaaatcagAAATAAATTAGATTTGGGAATTTTTAGTAACACCAACGAATTTAATTGCTCCAAAACATgcttgtttaatttaaaagatgatCCGTTAGAAACTACAAACATCATCGATGATTTTGAGGAAATCTCCAATGATTTAtggagaaaaattaatgattttaaacaattcgtGGTACCAAGAGGCGTTCCAAAAGTTGATTTTGAGTCAAACCCCGCGTTTTTTAATGGTACTTGGAGCCTTTGGTTggaaaataaaggaaaatgttaa
- the LOC111417810 gene encoding fasciclin-3 isoform X2 encodes MSVSLPEKTLYRVLILYLSLKGCLGFVDVIPKEAIALPNENATFLCTLRVPLQYCRVLIPGIGSLNLNSKLQSRKGVSYYGNGLDSGQCGFIINRVTEENNGKITCFLGIETEDQEKEGGMHLTVARAPKAPELEVARNADPHRINDVLQASCVVRDGRPVANISWYLDDEPLLDGLSMPSVFDYVKEDLHTKVQNISRQLHASDHGKHLKCVATHPAMQQNTASTMKLLNVQYPPLPQGNPIERFGFELSQPGTIQVEIEANPQPMVEWTVREQKIQAGSVDATGRIHAEEVQDMGRGKYLANLRIAAITKQDTETQYILTAMNSIGAQDYSILISTSPEPEGFDLGVGGIVGIVVVLMLVMVLVFTVIIARIKGKWCFSGGARVIDYTTGSDNHHHPHHHHHSDQSHHGVDGIENPNRHNSQEFVNGGDHIKEKEKKIDTAV; translated from the exons GATGTCTTGGATTCGTCGACGTCATCCCAAAAGAAGCGATCGCCCTCCCGAATGAAAACGCGACGTTTTTGTGTACCCTCCGCGTCCCCTTACAATATTGCAGGGTTCTCATCCCCGGAATAGGATCGTTAAACCTAAACAGCAAATTACAATCGAGGAAAGGT GTATCTTACTATGGTAACGGATTGGATTCGGGTCAATGCGGCTTCATCATAAATCGCGTCACCGAGGAAAACAACGGGAAAATAACTTGTTTTCTCGGAATCGAAACTGAAGACCAAGAAAAAGAGGGGGGGATGCATTTAACCGTAGCAA gagCCCCAAAAGCGCCTGAATTAGAAGTTGCGAGAAACGCGGACCCCCACAGGATAAACGACGTACTTCAAGCGTCCTGCGTCGTTCGAGATGGGCGGCCCGTCGCGAATATAAGTTGGTATTTAGACGACGAGCCGCTTTTGGACGGTTTAAGCATGCCGTCCGTGTTCGATTACGTCAAAGAGGATCTTCACACGAAGGTCCAAAACATCAGTAGGCAACTTCATGCGAGCGACCACGGGAAGCACTTGAAATGCGTTGCGACGCACCCCGCGATGCAACAAAACACGGCGAGCACGATGAAGTTGTTGAACGTTCAATATCCTCCGCTTCCCCAAGGAAATCCTATTGAAAGATTTGGATTTGAGTTAAGTCAACCGGGGACTATTCAGGTCGAGATTGAGGCGAACCCCCAACCGATGGTTGAATGGACGGTGAGGGAGCAGAAGATTCAAGCTGGGAGTGTTGATGCGACGGGAAGGATTCATGCGGAAGAAGTGCAAGATATG ggaCGAGGaaaatatttagcaaatttacGAATAGCCGCTATCACCAAGCAAGACACCGAAACACAATACATTTTAACGGCGATGAACAGCATCGGCGCCCAGGATTACTCCATTTTAATATCAACCAGCCCCGAACCGGAAG GTTTCGATTTAGGAGTGGGGGGAATCGTTGGAATCGTCGTTGTTTTAATGCTCGTCATGGTACTCGTTTTTACCGTTATTATAGCGAGGATCAAAGGAAAATGGTGTTTTTCGg GGGGCGCCCGCGTAATCGACTACACAACGGGGAGCGATAATCACCACCACCCCCACCACCATCATCACTCAGATCAGAGCCATCATGGCGTGGACGGCATCGAGAACCCCAATCGGCATAATTCACAAGAATTCGTCAACGGGGGCGATCACAtcaaagagaaagaaaaaaaaatcgacaCCGCggtttaa